The nucleotide sequence AGGGAATAAAGAAAGCCTGCGGCCTCGAGACAAAGATCAAATGGCCGAATGATATAGTTATAAACGGGAAAAAGATCTCCGGAATACTTACGGAGCTTTCTGCTGAAAAAAATGAGATCCGCTACTGCATCATTGGAACGGGGATAAATGTCTCTGTTACGGATTTTCCTTCGGAAATAAAAGAAACAGCGACTTCCCTATATCTCGAATCCGGAAAGAAATTTTCAAGGTCGGAGATAACAGCGCGGATCGCAGAGGTCTTTGAGGAATATTATGAAGGCTTCTTAAAAAATAAGGATCTGTCGGATTTCAAAGATGAATATAATTCAATCTGCGTGAATGTCGGCAGACGCGTCAGAGTCCTTGACCCAAAGGGTGAATACGAGGCTTTGGCAAAAGGGATCAACGATGAAGGTGAGCTTTTAGTCGAAAGAGACGACGGAAGCGAAGAAACAGTTTATGCCGGAGAAGTTTCGGTAAGAGGAATTTATGGATACACTTGAAACAAATAACGGAAAAGAACTTGTCGTGCTTTGTGCGGCAAATCATTATACAAAGAAGTATTATCTGAATCCTGCATTCAGCAAGCTTCCTCAGTCAGTAAAGGATCAGCTTGAAATAGCATGCGTGGTATTTACAGAGCAGGCAGGAGGAGAGCTTCGTATCGTATTTGACGATGAGGGCGAGATGCTCCTGCAGACCTTTGGTTCTGAGGAAGATTTTAACTATGATGAGATCGGCGCAGGACTGATGGTAAAGGAACTTCAGAAAGAAAAAAGAGAGCTTTTCCAGGAGCTTACACTTTTTTACAGAGTTGTATTTTTAGGAGAGAAGATAGATTTATGACAGGTTCTCTCAGGATAGGAAATATAGAGCTTGATAACAGATTTATACTGGCGCCGATGGCAGGGGTAAGTGACCTGCCATTTCGTCTTATTTGCAGGGAATATGGGGCAGGTTTAGTCTGCACTGAAATGGTAAGCGCCAAGGCTCTTCATTATAAAAATAAAAATACTTATTCACTAATGCAGAGTGTTCCGGAGGAAAGACCTCTGGCGCTGCAGATATTTGGCTCCGATCCGGAAACAATGGGCGAGCAGGCAGAAGCCATAAGCGGCGGGGATTTTGATATCCTCGATATAAATATGGGCTGCCCGATGCCGAAAATTGTAAATAACGGCGACGGTTCCGCTCTGATGAAAGATCCGGAACTTGCGGAGAAGGTAGTTGCCGCAGTGGTAAAGGGATCATCAAAACCGGTGACTGTAAAGATAAGGGCAGGTTTTGATGCAGAGCACAAAAATGCCGTGGAAATGGCAAAGAGAATCGAAAATGCCGGAGCTGCGGCAGTTCAGGTGCATGGCAGGACGAGAACCCAGTATTACGAGGGAAAAGCGGACTGGAATATCATCGCAGATGTAAAGGCAGCGGTGAAGATCCCCGTTATAGGCAACGGAGACATCAATTCACTCGAGGATGCCGAGCGCATGATGACGGAAACCGGCTGTGATGCAGTATCTGTCGGAAGAGGCGCAAAGGGACGTCCCTGGATATTTAAGGAGCTTGCTGAAGGAAAGCATTATGAGCCCTCAGTTGAAGAGCGCATCGCGGTGATGAAAAGACATATCGCCCTTGAAAAAGAGCTTAAGGGTGAGTTCACAGCGGTCAGGGAAATGAGAAAGCATATCGCCTGGTACACGGTCGGAATGAAGAACTCTTCAAAACTCCGTACTTCGGTTTGTAAGGCAGAGACTGCAGATGAGCTGTACTCACTTATAGATGAGCTCATTGAAATTTAGATTATGTAAAAATATTATGTATAATTATTATGTTAACTAAAAATATGTAATTCGGGGAATCAGAATTAATGAAACGAAGAGACGATCCGAAAACTGAATATTATACAGATGTGAAATTAAGAAAGAGCCCGGACGGAAAACTTGTATCAGAAGCGAATTCGTCAGGCTCTTTTGACTTTGTGGAAGCTAAGGCAGAGGATAAAAATCCTGCTGAAGAATACCTGACTCCGGCTGAAAAAGCCCTTCCGGAAAAAATGAGGGAGCTTAAGGCATTTATGAATTCGGATGAGCGAATGAGAATGTCGAAGACTCAGGCTTTCTATACAGAGGCTAAAATGATGGAGGACTACGAGGACGATTTTGAAGGGGAAGGCAGGATATATTCAGCTTTCAGAACTGTATATGAAGACCTTGATATTGAAGCCCTCCGTTCCTATTTCAGCTTTAGGACAGCCTTCAGGCGCGGGGATTATATAAGGCCGGAGAAAGAGAATTATTTATATATTCTTATTGGCGAGCTTCTGATGCAGATAGGAGTAAAAAGTCCTGAAGAAGGTTTACATAAGTTATATGAAATTTCGGTAAATTACCGCTATAATCACTGGGTATATGGGCTTGAGCTCGACAGATGGATGAAGGATTACGTAGTAAATTACGGACTTCCGAATAAATATGTGCGTTACGTTTTCAAATCAGAAATAAAGACTGACTGGGCGCTCTATGTTCTGGACAATTGCGAAGATTTTTCGGATGAGGATCTTTTCAAATCAGTATCAATGCTTTCGGATTACGGAATGGCTGATACGCCTTTTGCAAAGAAATATCCGGAGGATGCCCTGCATGGAACTGCGACGGCTTTGCGGGCTATGGATGCAGAGAGCAGACGATTTTATAAGAAAAGCCTCGCGGGATATCTGCATTATTTTATGAGGACAGAAAATTATCGGCTCTTCGAAGGAGCGGTATTTTATAATAATGAAAGACCTGACAGCGGCAGCTTCAAGGTGGACTCTGCCAGGATATTTAAGAAGAATTTCCGGAGCTGGAAATGTGAAAGCTATGGCATTGATATAGGCCGTTTCATATGGGTAAAGGAATTAAATACGCTGATCCGCGAGATCGACCGGCAGTTAAGAAAGGCATTTAAGTTTGGAAAAGCCCTGAAGAAAAGACCGGTAAGCTTTGAAACGGAAGAGGCCATAGCTGATGGAATTCAAAAATATATAAAAGAAAAAGAGGAAGCAAAGAAACCAGTAATAAAAGTCGATCTTTCCAAGCTTTCAAATATCAGGAGCGATGCCGAATATACAAGGGATTCGCTTTTGGAGGGCACAGAGGAGGATTATGACGCTGAGGAAAATCCTGCAGACAGCGGGGCGGAAGAGAAAGAAGCGATTTATGATTTTCATGAGATAAATTCTGACTCCGAAAATATGACAGATGATATAAATGTTGAAGAATCAGCGGAAAATATAGAAATATCAGCGGATATTTTTGAAGGATCATCAGAAATCCCGGCAGGGCTCAGTGCAGATGAGGCAGCCCTTATAAAATGTCTCCTTAATGGGGAGTCAGCGAAAGATTTTGCCAGGGAAAGACATCAGATATTGTCTGTTCTGGTGGACTCGATCAACGAAAAATTATATGATATATTTGCAGATACAGTAATAGATATGGCAGATGATATCCCGGAAATTATCGAAGATTACAGGGATGATCTGGAGGAAATGTTCAGCTCCTGAAGCGGGATAAAATGAGGAAGATATGGCGGATATAAAGACAAATGCGGCAAAGAGGAAAGTGCCGAAAAGAATAGCGCAGGCAGTGATAAATTCTCTTAAAGGCGGAGTAGTACCGAGGATCGGCCTGCCATATATTGCAGTCGGAAGAAAAAGAGAGATAGAAGCTCTTTTGCACGACGTGGATATAATAGGCGAGGGCGGAGCTTCGTTCAGATTTATAGTCGGCAAATACGGAAGCGGAAAAAGCTTTCTTTTGCAGACTATAAGAAATTATGTAATGGACAGGAATTTCATAGTGGCAGATGCAGATCTTTCACCGGAAAGAAGACTGCAGGGCTCGAAGGGCCAGGGACTTGCGACCTACAGAGAGCTTATACAGAACCTTTCGACCAAAACAAGACCCGAGGGCGGAGCTCTTACATTGCTGCTCGACAGATGGATAAGCTCTGTGCAGAATGAAGTTTTAACGGAGGGTAATTTCAAAGCAGAGGATCCGGGATTTGGCGACGAAGTGGAAAAACGGATCCATGAAGTCGTAAATAACGTGAGCGAACTAGTGCACGGATTTGATTTTGCGAGACTTTTGTCCCTTTATTATAATGCGAGCGTTAATGGAGATGACGAGACCAAGGGTAAAGTAGTTAAATGGTTCAGAGGCGAGTATCCCACAAAAAGTGAGGCAAAGAGCGAACTCGGTGTAAACGTCATTATTTCGGATGATGACTGGTATGAGTACTTAAAGCTTTTCGCCTTCTTTTTCAGACAGGCGGGATATGAAGGAATGCTCGTGTTTTTCGATGAGCTTGTAAATATCTATAAAATTCCGAACAGCATTACCAGACAATATAATTATGAAAAAATCCTCACGATGTATAATGATACATTGCAGGGGAAGGCGAAACATTTAGGAATTATCATGTGCGGAACGCCCCAGTGCGTCGAGGATACGAGGCGAGGGATATACAGCTACGAGGCGCTTCGTTCGCGACTGGCGGAGGGCAAGTTTTCGAGAGAAGGTGCACGCGATATGCTGGCTCCGGTGATCAGGCTTGAGCCATTGACGCCCGAGGAAATGACTGTTTTATCGGAGAAGCTTGCGGATCTGCATGCGGAACTCTACGGATATGAAAGACATATCAGCGAGGCTGATATAGTTGATTTTATAAAGATTGAATTTGCCCGGATCGGTGCTGATACAAATATCACGCCGAGAGAAGTAATAAGGGATTTTATAGAGATCATGGATATAGTTTATCAGAATGAGTCGGTTGACATAAAATCCTTGCTGAATTCCGATGAATTTGCCTATGCAAAATCCGAAGCGGTAAGCGATGACACCGGCGAAGAGGGAAACGAATACGCTGAGTTTACTTTGTGATTTTGGAGAGAAGACACAGGATCTTTATTAGCGGAGGAAATGATGGATATTTATTCCAGATATGCACCATTTATACAGGATTATATATATCGTAATAACTGGGAAAGTCTCCGTGCTGTACAGGTAGCGGCGGGTGAAGCGGTCTTCGGCACAGAGGACAATGTCCTTCTCTGTGCATCGACGGCATCGGGAAAAACAGAAGCAGCCTTTTTCCCTATACTGACTCTTTTTATGGAAGAGCCGCCGCTCTCAGTGGGATGCATTTATATTGCACCGCTTAAATCGCTGATAAATGACCAGTTCGGACGACTGAACGATCTCTGCGAAGAAGCCGGAATACCGGTCTGGCACTGGCATGGAGATGTTTCGAGCTCGCATAAAAATAAAATGCTTAAACACCCCTCCGGGATATTGCAGATAACTCCGGAATCTCTGGAGGCGATGCTCATACATAAGCATTCTTTTATACCGAAATTATTCGGGGATTTAAGGTTTATCGTAATAGATGAGATACATTCTTTTATAAGATCGGATAGGGGTGGACAGACTTTATGTCTGATAGAGAGGCTTTCTAAAATTGCCGGAGTGAAGCCAAGAAGAATCGGACTTTCGGCAACTATCGGTGATCCGAAGGATGTGGGAGAATTTCTGGCAGCCGGCAGCGGCAGGGGAACGGTGATACCGAAGATCAAAGAAGGAAATATCAAATGGCGTCTTTCGATGGAGCAGTTCTTTAAGACAGAGCCGCAGTCCGGAGGACAGCATCCAAAGACTGCACTTAAGGCGGCAGACCCCGGAATGGCCTATGTATTTGAGCATACCAGGGGAAAGAAATGTCTGGTATTTTCAAATTCCAGAGAGGAATGCGAGGCAGTAACCTCTACACTTCGTCAATACGCAGAGTCGATAAATGAAAAAGACAGATTTTTGATACATCATGGAAATCTCTCAACCTCGTTTAGGGAAACGGCCGAGGATCTGATGAAGCGTGAGGAGGAAAATCTCACGACCTGTACTACGGCTACACTGGAGCTGGGAATAGATATCGGAAGGCTTGAGAGGGCATTTCAGATAGATGCACCTTTTACAGTATCGTCCTTTCTGCAGAGAATGGGCCGCACCGGAAGGCGTGAACTTCCGCCGGAAATGTGGTTCGTTATGATAGAGGAGCATGCGGAATCGAGGGCGATGCTGCCGGAGACGATTCCCTGGAAACTCTTGCAGGGCGCGGCTCTGGTGCAGATTTATTTAGAAGAGCGCTGGGTGGAGCCTATGAGAAAAGGCCGTCTTCCCTACAGTCTTCTCTACCATCAGACCATGAGCACTCTGGCTTCCTGCGGCGAGATGACACCTGCAGAACTCGCATCAAGAGTGCTCAGCCTAAACTATTTCAAACTCATAAGCCAGGATGATTACAGGGTTTTACTGAGGCATTTAATAGAGATTGACCATATCGAGCAGACGGAGAACGGCGGTCTCATTGTAGGAATTGCCGGCGAGCGCGTTACCAACAATTTCAAATTCTATGCGGTCTTTCAGGAGAATGAGGAATACTCTGTCCGTTCGGAATCAGAAGAGCTCGGAACTATTGTAAAGCCGCCGCCGGTTGGAGATAAGATAGCCATTGCCGGCCATGTATGGGTAGTGGAATCAGTTGACATAAAACGACATCAGGTTTATTGTCATATGGTAAAAGGTCAGATTCCGGCCTATTTCGGAGAAGTGCCGGGGGACATCAATACCCGTATAATGGAGCGGATGCTGCAGGTTCTGAGGGAGGATAAAGTTTACCCCTACCTTATGCCGAATGCGGTGGCAAGGCTCGCAGAAGCAAGGGCAAATGCAAGGCTTTCGGGTATCGTAAACAAGCCCATGATATGCCTCGGAGGAAATATGTACTGCCTTATTCCCTGGCTCGGAACCTACGCCTTTCTGGCGCTGGAAAGATTTATAAGGCTTCGCTGCGGCAAAAGGCTTAAAATAAAGGGATTTGACTCGGTCAGACCTTATTATATGCAGTTTACAATGGGAGTCAGTGAAGAGGAATTTTTTGAAATTTTGCATGATGAAATATCGAAGCCGCTTGATCCAATGGAACTTTTATTTCCGAAAGAAGTTCCGATATTTGAGCGCTACGACGAAATGCTTCCGGAATCACTCGTAAGAAAGGGATTTGCCTGCGGCGTCTTAGACGTTGAGGGGATGAAGACCCGTGTAATGCAGTGGGCCCCGAATAAGGAAACTTTTATAGTAAAATTATGATACTGAAACTTCAATACGACCAACTAATGAGGAAGAGGACAAATGACAGAAAGTTCAGCAGCATAGGAAATGAGCCGGGGCGTTTATACGCCCCATTCCCCACGGATTGCTTCCTGGTATTTATTGGTTTCGATCAATTCACGAACATTTTTTTCGTAATTAGCATCAAAAACGAAGCATGCGATCGTGTCGAGAACGAGCTTCATTGCCACGCTTGAGCTTAAAGGACCGATTTTGGGATCGCATTCTTTTACATCGACACGAATGACCTCGTCAGCCATTCTTGAAAGAGTATTATCTTTTGGCCCGGTAAGAAGAATGATCTCTGTCTGATGGCGTTTGAGCTGTTTTGCAGCCTCTACTATCTCAAAACTTTCTCCGCCAAATGAAATTATAAAAGCAAGTTCATCCATATCGGTATTGGAAGCCATGGATACCGGAAAACCTACAAGCATAAATGATGCGGCTTTTATCTGGCTTCTCATGAGCATGATCTGGAACTCTGCGCCTAAAAGGGCTGATTCCTGTTTGCCGAATATGAGCACGGATTTGTGTTTTAAGATATTATCGGCAACTCTTGAAAGCTGGGCGATATCGATCTTTGCCATTACATCATCGACGGTCTGGTGAAATAGTCTCGATAATTTACCGGATATATCTTCTTTAGAATCACCATGATGAAAAGGAAAGTTTTCAGTTACACGTTCGCGTTCGTTGATGCTGGAGGCGCCTATTTCGGCAGCCAGATGAATGCAGAGATCGCGGTGTCCCTGAAAACCAAGCTTATTTGCAAAACGATTAAGTGATGATTTGCTCACATAAAGATTATCAGTCAGAACCTTGACTGCTTCCGATACAAATGACTGAGGGTGCTCCAGAATATAATCTGCTATGTGAATTTCGGTGTCTGTGAGTCCTTTCTTACTCACAAGTTTTTCTCTAATAGACATATTAACTCCCTGAATCTGTTCTTTGTTTCATTCGCCCCTCGTCTAACAGTTTATCATAATTATATGTTCGTTGTTCGACTTTTATGATTTATTGCGTTAAATCACTGAAAATTCACAAAGTCAAATATGCTCGTAGAGCCATACCATTAAGGGCATAGTTCCGATGCAGAGAAGGGTCGATAAGATATTTATCGAACTTGCATAGGAAGTATCTTTCTTATAAAGAATCGCAAACTGATTTATGGTGGCAGCCTGCGGAGCCATTGCAGCGAGGAAGCTGATAAGGAAGATAGTGCTTCCGGACTGGATCATCTCTTCCAGGCTGAAAAGCTTTATGATAAGCAGTATCACAAGTGGACAGACCAGCAGACGCATGAGGATTATGAGCCAGATCCTGTGATTTTTGAAAAGCTCGTCTAATTTCATGGAACCCAAAAGCATACCGGTCACGAACATGCTCGCAGGACCGATGGCACTGCCTACAGTAGTCATTGCCTGAAGGGGAATGCCGGTAATTTTTACACCGCTGAAAAGAAAGATCATTCCGATGATTATTGAGATAACATTTACATTGAGGAAGATCTTTTTTAATGAGGCTAAAGAAAAATTTCCATTTTTATAAGGCCTGCGCGGACAAGGACAGCTCCCATAAGCATATAGATAAAGAGTTCCGCGATCTTTTTAACCAAAAGCAGACTTATCATTATTTTTCCCTTTTTAACCTTTTTAATCTTCTAACCATAAAATACGATGACCCCTCCCGAGACTGTCAGGAGGGGTCATGCTGGGTGGCAAAAATTAGTCAATTATCATGGACTGAGCCTTTGCAAGGACTTTTTTGCCGTTCATTGTTCCATAGTCTCTCATATCGATAGAGTCTACCGGTACGTTCGGAAGTTTGCTCTGAACATCTTTTACGGCAAATCTTACCTGAGGGCCTAAGAGCACTGCTGCTGCATCTGAAGCAACTTTCTCTGCCTCAGCTACGGGATAAGCTGCGATATCATATTCAAGACCCTGCTCTTTACTGGCCTTTTTCATATTGGATACAAGTAAGCTTGTTGACATTCCTGCTGCACATAATAAAATAATTTTCTTCATGATAACCTTCTCCTTAAACATAAAAACTATTCTTTAATCTTTTTCTTTTATTAAATTGTTCAGAATGATCAATTGTGAATAATGCGCGCGCTATTCGTGATCTGATCAGCTGTATTAGTGCAAAAAGCCTTAATACAGCGCCTTTATCTCTTGGATGTTATATATTTTAACAAGTGAAAAAACAAATTACAAGAAGATTGCACAAAAAAGTATGCAACAAAAGTTTCAGAATTAGACAGATTTTTTGGCATCGGCTCAAAGTTTGAACTCTTTGTTTCAAAACTGTCATAAATTATTGACGAATGATCATATTTTGGAGTAAAAATAAACAAGTCGACGACAGAAGTTACATGAGGAGGACAAAAATGAATTTTCCGAAAGATTTCCTCTGGGGTGGTGCGATCGCCGCAAACCAGGCGGAAGGCGCATACCTTACAGATGGTAAAAAATTAGATGTGACCGATGTAATGGTCGGAATCGGAAATGATCCCGATCTCAAATGGAATGATGAGACCGGCAAATGGGAACCCGATTTCAAAAAAGATAAAGTTTACTTAAGCCATGAAGCCATTGATATGTATCACAGATATAAAGAAGATCTGAAATACATGGCAGGCATGGGGTTCAAGGCATTCAGGACAAGCATTTCCTGGAGCAGGATTTTCCCTAACGGAGATGAGACTGAGCCAAATGAAGCAGGACTTAAATTCTATGATGATCTTTTCGACGAAATGATCAGTCTCGGAATGGAACCGGTCGTAACGCTGAGCCATTATGAAACACCGCTTTATCTCCTTACTGAATATGGTGGATGGGCAAACGAAAAGCTGATCGATTTCTGGGACAGATATACAACTACAGTATTTAAGCGCTACAAGGGTAAGGTTAAATATTATATGACCTTCAACGAGATAAACAATCTCTGGAGAATGCCTTTCCCGGCAGGCGGAATCCTTGATATCAATCCTGAAAACAAAGAGCTTCCGAATGCGGATCTTACTGAAGCAGAGCTTTACCAGGCAGCACATTATATTCTGGTGGCAAATGCAAAGAGCGTAAAGAGCTGTCACGAGATCGATCCTGAAGCACAGATCGGATGCATGCTTTCATTATCACCGCTGGCTGTTTATCCGGAGACCTGCAATCCGGACGATGTTTTCGGAGCAATGGAAGAGCAGCATAAGCATCTTTTCTGGCTCGACACCATGGTCAAGGGTTACTATCCGGGATACGCAAAGAGATATATGAAAGATCACGGAATAGAGTTAAAGATGAAAGATGGAGATCTTGAGCTCATAGGAGATAATACCGTTGACTATATAGGATACAGCTATTACAGAAGCTCGGTTTACAGCTCAAAGAAAGCGATGAGCGGTGATACCGGCGGATCAAAGGGAGCTGCAAATCCTTACCTTAAGGAATGTTCACCGGAGCCCTGGTGCTGGCCGGTAGATCCTAAAGGGATCAGATATATAGCAAATCTTCTCGAGGATAATTACGGAATACCGCAGTTTATCGTGGAGAACGGAATCGGACTTGATGAGAACCTCGATGAGAACGGCGAGATCGATGACGAATTCAGAAGAAGGTATATCGAAGAGCATTTGAGAGAGATAAATGAAGCCATAAAGGATGGATGTTCGATAATCGGGTATCTCTACTGGGGACCGATAGATGTCGTTTCTGCGGGAACCGGTGAAATGAAGAAAAGATACGGTTTCATTTATGTAGACCGTTTCAATGACGGACACGGAACTTTGGAGCGCAGGAAGAAGAAATCCTACGACTGGTATAAAAAAGTTATCGAGACAAATGGGGACTGCCTCGACGAATAAATTTAAGGAGAAGAGAATCTATGAAAAAAAAGAAATTTCCTGAGGGCTTCCTCTGGGGCGGTGCGACAGCGGCGAATCAGTTCGAAGGCGGATGGAACGAGGGGGGGAAAGGCTGGTCCGTTGCGGATTGTGCAAAGAGCCATTTGGATATCGATGTACGCGACTATGTGAGACAGAATACAGTTCTTGAAGCCGACGTAAAAGAGGCACTTGCGCATCCGGAGGATACGGTAAATTATCCAAAAAGACACGGTTCTGACTTTTATCATCATTACAAAGAGGATATCGGACTTTTAGGCGAGATGGGCTTTAAGGTATTCAGACTTTCGATCGCTTGGAGCAGGATCTTTCCGAATGGTGATGATGCAGAGCCGAATGAGGAAGGACTTTCTTTCTATGACAAGGTTTTTGATGAGTGTCATAAATACGGTATCGAGCCGCTGGTAACGATATCGCACTATGAGCCGCCTCTTTACCTGGCACTTGAGTACAACTGCTGGTATAACCGCAAGACTATCGATTTCTTCTTA is from Lachnospiraceae bacterium C1.1 and encodes:
- a CDS encoding glycoside hydrolase family 1 protein — protein: MNFPKDFLWGGAIAANQAEGAYLTDGKKLDVTDVMVGIGNDPDLKWNDETGKWEPDFKKDKVYLSHEAIDMYHRYKEDLKYMAGMGFKAFRTSISWSRIFPNGDETEPNEAGLKFYDDLFDEMISLGMEPVVTLSHYETPLYLLTEYGGWANEKLIDFWDRYTTTVFKRYKGKVKYYMTFNEINNLWRMPFPAGGILDINPENKELPNADLTEAELYQAAHYILVANAKSVKSCHEIDPEAQIGCMLSLSPLAVYPETCNPDDVFGAMEEQHKHLFWLDTMVKGYYPGYAKRYMKDHGIELKMKDGDLELIGDNTVDYIGYSYYRSSVYSSKKAMSGDTGGSKGAANPYLKECSPEPWCWPVDPKGIRYIANLLEDNYGIPQFIVENGIGLDENLDENGEIDDEFRRRYIEEHLREINEAIKDGCSIIGYLYWGPIDVVSAGTGEMKKRYGFIYVDRFNDGHGTLERRKKKSYDWYKKVIETNGDCLDE
- a CDS encoding ATP-binding protein, with product MADIKTNAAKRKVPKRIAQAVINSLKGGVVPRIGLPYIAVGRKREIEALLHDVDIIGEGGASFRFIVGKYGSGKSFLLQTIRNYVMDRNFIVADADLSPERRLQGSKGQGLATYRELIQNLSTKTRPEGGALTLLLDRWISSVQNEVLTEGNFKAEDPGFGDEVEKRIHEVVNNVSELVHGFDFARLLSLYYNASVNGDDETKGKVVKWFRGEYPTKSEAKSELGVNVIISDDDWYEYLKLFAFFFRQAGYEGMLVFFDELVNIYKIPNSITRQYNYEKILTMYNDTLQGKAKHLGIIMCGTPQCVEDTRRGIYSYEALRSRLAEGKFSREGARDMLAPVIRLEPLTPEEMTVLSEKLADLHAELYGYERHISEADIVDFIKIEFARIGADTNITPREVIRDFIEIMDIVYQNESVDIKSLLNSDEFAYAKSEAVSDDTGEEGNEYAEFTL
- a CDS encoding TerB N-terminal domain-containing protein, which translates into the protein MKRRDDPKTEYYTDVKLRKSPDGKLVSEANSSGSFDFVEAKAEDKNPAEEYLTPAEKALPEKMRELKAFMNSDERMRMSKTQAFYTEAKMMEDYEDDFEGEGRIYSAFRTVYEDLDIEALRSYFSFRTAFRRGDYIRPEKENYLYILIGELLMQIGVKSPEEGLHKLYEISVNYRYNHWVYGLELDRWMKDYVVNYGLPNKYVRYVFKSEIKTDWALYVLDNCEDFSDEDLFKSVSMLSDYGMADTPFAKKYPEDALHGTATALRAMDAESRRFYKKSLAGYLHYFMRTENYRLFEGAVFYNNERPDSGSFKVDSARIFKKNFRSWKCESYGIDIGRFIWVKELNTLIREIDRQLRKAFKFGKALKKRPVSFETEEAIADGIQKYIKEKEEAKKPVIKVDLSKLSNIRSDAEYTRDSLLEGTEEDYDAEENPADSGAEEKEAIYDFHEINSDSENMTDDINVEESAENIEISADIFEGSSEIPAGLSADEAALIKCLLNGESAKDFARERHQILSVLVDSINEKLYDIFADTVIDMADDIPEIIEDYRDDLEEMFSS
- the dusB gene encoding tRNA dihydrouridine synthase DusB, producing MTGSLRIGNIELDNRFILAPMAGVSDLPFRLICREYGAGLVCTEMVSAKALHYKNKNTYSLMQSVPEERPLALQIFGSDPETMGEQAEAISGGDFDILDINMGCPMPKIVNNGDGSALMKDPELAEKVVAAVVKGSSKPVTVKIRAGFDAEHKNAVEMAKRIENAGAAAVQVHGRTRTQYYEGKADWNIIADVKAAVKIPVIGNGDINSLEDAERMMTETGCDAVSVGRGAKGRPWIFKELAEGKHYEPSVEERIAVMKRHIALEKELKGEFTAVREMRKHIAWYTVGMKNSSKLRTSVCKAETADELYSLIDELIEI
- a CDS encoding MurR/RpiR family transcriptional regulator, coding for MSIREKLVSKKGLTDTEIHIADYILEHPQSFVSEAVKVLTDNLYVSKSSLNRFANKLGFQGHRDLCIHLAAEIGASSINERERVTENFPFHHGDSKEDISGKLSRLFHQTVDDVMAKIDIAQLSRVADNILKHKSVLIFGKQESALLGAEFQIMLMRSQIKAASFMLVGFPVSMASNTDMDELAFIISFGGESFEIVEAAKQLKRHQTEIILLTGPKDNTLSRMADEVIRVDVKECDPKIGPLSSSVAMKLVLDTIACFVFDANYEKNVRELIETNKYQEAIRGEWGV
- a CDS encoding PTS sugar transporter subunit IIB, coding for MKKIILLCAAGMSTSLLVSNMKKASKEQGLEYDIAAYPVAEAEKVASDAAAVLLGPQVRFAVKDVQSKLPNVPVDSIDMRDYGTMNGKKVLAKAQSMIID
- a CDS encoding biotin--[acetyl-CoA-carboxylase] ligase produces the protein MEDFTEAGLRNELRTKWLGQGDRLKFYKIIDSTNEEAKRLFEKEGRGGILFAADSQSAGKGRRGRVWQSPLSTTIAMSYLLTPEFSADRASMLTLVMALAAAKGIKKACGLETKIKWPNDIVINGKKISGILTELSAEKNEIRYCIIGTGINVSVTDFPSEIKETATSLYLESGKKFSRSEITARIAEVFEEYYEGFLKNKDLSDFKDEYNSICVNVGRRVRVLDPKGEYEALAKGINDEGELLVERDDGSEETVYAGEVSVRGIYGYT
- a CDS encoding DEAD/DEAH box helicase, producing MDIYSRYAPFIQDYIYRNNWESLRAVQVAAGEAVFGTEDNVLLCASTASGKTEAAFFPILTLFMEEPPLSVGCIYIAPLKSLINDQFGRLNDLCEEAGIPVWHWHGDVSSSHKNKMLKHPSGILQITPESLEAMLIHKHSFIPKLFGDLRFIVIDEIHSFIRSDRGGQTLCLIERLSKIAGVKPRRIGLSATIGDPKDVGEFLAAGSGRGTVIPKIKEGNIKWRLSMEQFFKTEPQSGGQHPKTALKAADPGMAYVFEHTRGKKCLVFSNSREECEAVTSTLRQYAESINEKDRFLIHHGNLSTSFRETAEDLMKREEENLTTCTTATLELGIDIGRLERAFQIDAPFTVSSFLQRMGRTGRRELPPEMWFVMIEEHAESRAMLPETIPWKLLQGAALVQIYLEERWVEPMRKGRLPYSLLYHQTMSTLASCGEMTPAELASRVLSLNYFKLISQDDYRVLLRHLIEIDHIEQTENGGLIVGIAGERVTNNFKFYAVFQENEEYSVRSESEELGTIVKPPPVGDKIAIAGHVWVVESVDIKRHQVYCHMVKGQIPAYFGEVPGDINTRIMERMLQVLREDKVYPYLMPNAVARLAEARANARLSGIVNKPMICLGGNMYCLIPWLGTYAFLALERFIRLRCGKRLKIKGFDSVRPYYMQFTMGVSEEEFFEILHDEISKPLDPMELLFPKEVPIFERYDEMLPESLVRKGFACGVLDVEGMKTRVMQWAPNKETFIVKL
- a CDS encoding AEC family transporter encodes the protein MFLNVNVISIIIGMIFLFSGVKITGIPLQAMTTVGSAIGPASMFVTGMLLGSMKLDELFKNHRIWLIILMRLLVCPLVILLIIKLFSLEEMIQSGSTIFLISFLAAMAPQAATINQFAILYKKDTSYASSINILSTLLCIGTMPLMVWLYEHI
- a CDS encoding DUF6145 family protein; the encoded protein is MDTLETNNGKELVVLCAANHYTKKYYLNPAFSKLPQSVKDQLEIACVVFTEQAGGELRIVFDDEGEMLLQTFGSEEDFNYDEIGAGLMVKELQKEKRELFQELTLFYRVVFLGEKIDL